Below is a genomic region from Gloeomargarita sp. SKYB120.
GGATTGAAACCAGCCTCCGCAGGCGGGGTCGTGAACACCAGCATCGTCTCAAATTCCTTATCCCGGTATGCGGGATTGAAACGCACAAGGAAAAGCACGCGATGGCCCGACAGTACCAGTCTCAAATTCCTTATCCCGGTATGCGGGATTGAAACAAGGGCATAGGGCGGGCGCTGGCAAGAGCGATAGGGTCTCAAATTCCTTATCCCGGTATGCGGGATTGAAACTTTGCCAGCGCTCTTGACAATTCGACAAATTTGTGCTGTCTCAAATTCCTTATCCCGGTATGCGGGATTGAAACTTTACAATTACATGCAAAAACTTTCTCAAATTGACTGTCTCAAATTCCTTATCCCGGTATGCGGGATTGAAACATCCCGTGGAGCGCCACCACGGTTAGCCTTAATGGTCTCAAATTCCTTATCCCGGTATGCGGGATTGAAACGACCAGGCCGCCACATCCCGCATGTTGGCCAAGGCGTCTCAAATTCCTTATCCCGGTATGCGGGATTGAAACCTGAAATTCGCCATTTTCCGGGCAGCGATTAACCTTGTCTCAAATTCCTTATCCCGGTATGCGGGATTGAAACGTAGTGGTGCACCAGGAAGGCGAAGAGCCACACCGGCGTCTCAAATTCCTTATCCCGGTATGCGGGATTGAAACGCCGTCGTTGCCCACCCGCACTTGCCCGAAGGCATCAGTCTCAAATTCCTTATCCCGGTATGCGGGATTGAAACACATTGTCAGCGGTAAATTCCCCATTAAATCTCAAGTAAACTGCTGGCTTAGACTCATCGGGTCGTGTACGGTAATTTTTTTCTTGTTAATCGAAATCATGCCGCTCTGGCGCAAATCCCCGAGAAGTCGCGTGACGGTCACCCGTGTAGAACCGATGGCTTCGGCAATCGCTTGGTGAGACAGTTTTAAGTCAATCATCACGCCGGCGCTGGTTGGTACGCCAAAGTCTCGACACAGGATGAGCAGGAAACTGGCCAGCCGCGCTCCCATATCGCGATGGGCTAACGTTTCAATCATCATTTCGGTTTGCAAAATCCGGGACGCCAGCCCCCGCAATAGGATCAGCGATAGCTCTGGGTCACTTTTGATGAGCGCTTCCACTTGTTCAATGGGTACCGAATAAAGCTGGGTGGTGGTAAAGGCAACGGCGTGATAAAAGCGGTCCGAGCGATGACCCGTGATGAACGATAGCACGCCAAAAAAGCTATTTTCCCGCAGCAGGGCAACAGTAATTTCTTCACCAGATTCATACACCCGCGAGAGTTTCACTGCGCCTTTAATCAAAAAATAAATCCGTTCTGCCGGATCGCCGGGAAAGAAAATGGTTTTGCCCCGCTCAAAGGTCTCCACGCCTTGGGGAAATGTGCCATGGGATAACCGGTGCAACAGGCCATAAAGGGGTTTGTCCTGCAGTACAGCCATTGGCAGAAAGCGACCAAATACTAATGTTCCACGCTATGGGAATGCTGCTAGCTCAATTGTATTCTCTATAACTATTTGTGCCCGCTTGTGCTGGGGAGCATTCCAGGCTAGGGTGGAGACAGTGTCCATACATGCCGGTGGGAGCGATATGTTGAGCTTGCAGGGAAAAAAGGCACTGGTGCTGGGAATTGCCAACGAATACTCGATTGCCTGGGGGATCGCCCAACAACTGCACCAGGCGGGCGCGACGCTAGGGGTCACTTATCTACCCGATGAAAAAGACCGTTTCAAGCAAAAGGTGGCCCAGTTGACCGAACCCCTGCATCCGGAACTTTTTTTGCCTTGCGACGTGCAGAAAGATGAACACATCCGCGACCTGTTCCAAGCTGTTCGAGAGCGCTGGGGCACCTTAGATGTGCTAGTGCATTCCCTGGCGTTTGTCCCCAAGGAAGGGCTAGAAGGGGATTTCAGCCAGATTTCGCGGGCGGGGTTTGCCCAGGCGCTCGACGTGAGCACTTACTCATTGATTGCCCTGTGCCGGGCGGCCAAACCCTTGTTCAGTCCGACGGCGTCGGTCATTACGTTGACGTACTTAGGGGGTGTGCGGGTCGTGCCGAACTACAACACGGCTGGGGTGGCTAAAGCTGCTTTGGAAGCCTGCGTGCGCTATTTGGCCTATGAGCTGGGGCCGCAGGGGGTGCGCGTCAATGCCATTTCCGCTGGGCCAATTAAAACCCTGGCGTCGTCAGCAGTGGGGGGGATTCGCGACATGATTCAACACGTGCGGCAAACGGCTCCCCTGCGTCGGTCCGTCACGCAACTGGAAGTAGGCAATACAGCGGCCTTCCTGGCGAGCGACCTAGCTAGCGGCATCACCGGGCAAGTGATCTACGTGGATGCAGGCTACGAGATTATGGGGATGACAGCGCCAGCGGATTGATATACCCTGAAATTGTCCCACGGCCCACCAGCAGTCAATGGCTCCGTTACACATCGCGGTCGAAGCGCCGGCCCACATTCTCATCGGCCTGGCAAGCGGTGAATTGGAACGCATCGGCGGCGTGATACGGAATGCCCAGACCAAACAGGTGGTGATGTGGCTGCGGGATGCAGGAGCGACACCAGCCCAGGCATTTTTGGGCATGACCACCGCAGCCAGTTGGTTGAATTTGGGGGTCGCAGCGGTTGGCTTTGCGCTTGTGATTGAAAAACTCAATAAACTAGAAAAAGCCCTGCAAAGTTTGCAACAGATTACT
It encodes:
- the ntcA gene encoding global nitrogen regulator NtcA, yielding MAVLQDKPLYGLLHRLSHGTFPQGVETFERGKTIFFPGDPAERIYFLIKGAVKLSRVYESGEEITVALLRENSFFGVLSFITGHRSDRFYHAVAFTTTQLYSVPIEQVEALIKSDPELSLILLRGLASRILQTEMMIETLAHRDMGARLASFLLILCRDFGVPTSAGVMIDLKLSHQAIAEAIGSTRVTVTRLLGDLRQSGMISINKKKITVHDPMSLSQQFT
- the fabI gene encoding enoyl-ACP reductase FabI, encoding MLSLQGKKALVLGIANEYSIAWGIAQQLHQAGATLGVTYLPDEKDRFKQKVAQLTEPLHPELFLPCDVQKDEHIRDLFQAVRERWGTLDVLVHSLAFVPKEGLEGDFSQISRAGFAQALDVSTYSLIALCRAAKPLFSPTASVITLTYLGGVRVVPNYNTAGVAKAALEACVRYLAYELGPQGVRVNAISAGPIKTLASSAVGGIRDMIQHVRQTAPLRRSVTQLEVGNTAAFLASDLASGITGQVIYVDAGYEIMGMTAPAD